From Thermodesulforhabdus norvegica, the proteins below share one genomic window:
- a CDS encoding glycosyltransferase family 9 protein: MDKITVFHRGALGDFLLACPVIKGLSEFMKVQVYFMARRDYVALVRNAPFFAGFIPHDSSSIAPFFDDFLWKKAKVPNVLTESKAAFFFGQKFLRNVVDRLNKRLGNDVCYWVQSFPDLNSCVKKHVTFFLRDQLKELGFPLELQYFNPLDHEKGLLSASCSKDRPVVIHPGSGGLRKIWPLKNWRATVLYIKQKYPAIPVLIVIGPADDVARPLAKSLEELPGVSVVDGPELMELARILATSRIYLGNDSGVSHLAAAVGAACCVIFGRTDPSVWAPLGKDVTIVKDCWDEIDVTAEDFRMPPDKALHPEIRAFIDRRLADCDLPRTGKSFH, encoded by the coding sequence ATGGATAAAATTACGGTTTTTCATCGGGGGGCGCTGGGAGACTTCTTGCTGGCATGCCCGGTGATCAAAGGTCTATCGGAGTTTATGAAGGTGCAGGTTTACTTTATGGCGAGGCGGGACTATGTGGCACTGGTAAGGAATGCGCCTTTTTTCGCCGGCTTTATCCCCCACGACAGTTCTTCGATTGCGCCTTTTTTTGATGATTTTCTCTGGAAAAAGGCGAAAGTTCCGAATGTACTGACCGAATCAAAGGCTGCCTTCTTCTTTGGTCAGAAATTTCTCAGAAATGTCGTGGATCGCCTGAATAAAAGACTGGGCAACGATGTATGCTATTGGGTACAGTCCTTTCCTGACTTAAATTCCTGCGTAAAAAAACATGTGACCTTTTTCCTGAGGGATCAGCTGAAGGAACTCGGTTTTCCCCTTGAACTGCAATACTTCAATCCTCTGGATCACGAAAAGGGTCTCCTTTCCGCCTCTTGTTCAAAAGACCGACCCGTTGTTATCCATCCCGGCAGTGGTGGACTGAGGAAGATCTGGCCCTTAAAAAACTGGCGGGCTACCGTTCTCTACATAAAACAAAAATATCCCGCAATTCCGGTCCTTATCGTAATCGGTCCCGCGGACGATGTAGCCAGGCCTCTTGCTAAGAGCTTAGAAGAATTGCCCGGGGTATCCGTGGTGGACGGTCCGGAACTTATGGAACTCGCACGCATTCTGGCAACATCACGGATATATCTCGGAAACGACTCCGGTGTAAGTCATCTTGCCGCTGCCGTAGGGGCGGCATGCTGTGTAATATTTGGCCGAACAGACCCCAGTGTATGGGCCCCCCTTGGAAAAGATGTTACAATCGTTAAGGATTGCTGGGATGAGATCGACGTTACGGCGGAGGACTTTCGCATGCCTCCCGATAAGGCCCTACATCCCGAAATCCGGGCCTTTATAGATCGCAGGCTGGCGGATTGTGACCTGCCGAGAACCGGGAAGTCCTTTCATTGA
- a CDS encoding ABC transporter substrate-binding protein, protein MRLKTVAVLVVALLCVACREKPIKIGLLCPLTGPYADLGVHGRNGARLAVEDINRNGGIGGRRITLIVYNDESTLDGAVRGYEALAREGVVTVVGPMTSEQSMAVVKDSSSVGIPLLSPTTSTPWLSGKKDLFFRIQPETDKAAVMLARVIAGRPEIERVCVADDVRNKAHTAPLKQAFVSEYTRLQGRVICDLTIDPLDDRFIESLSEKIGYHNPDALVIMASARHTGQMVRTLSQKYPSLRFFSCGWAQTEELIAQAGIAAERILLLADNMPVEATEPLRRFSWDYRSRYGIKPAFPAVRAHDAVKLLVKALRNCNDDLNNLKEELSRPRTFTALSGRIILDEYGDASGDFYLVTVRGGEFELINRIKMTRP, encoded by the coding sequence ATGAGACTGAAGACCGTTGCCGTTCTTGTCGTCGCCTTGTTATGCGTTGCCTGCCGTGAAAAACCCATAAAGATAGGTTTACTATGCCCGCTTACCGGTCCCTATGCAGACCTGGGTGTGCACGGCAGAAATGGTGCCCGCCTTGCCGTGGAAGATATAAATCGAAATGGCGGCATCGGAGGACGCAGGATTACGTTGATCGTTTATAATGACGAAAGCACTCTTGATGGTGCCGTAAGGGGTTATGAAGCTCTGGCCCGTGAGGGGGTCGTAACCGTGGTGGGGCCAATGACCAGCGAACAGTCAATGGCCGTTGTGAAGGATTCTTCGTCTGTAGGGATTCCCCTGCTTTCGCCCACTACATCAACCCCGTGGCTTTCGGGCAAGAAAGATCTGTTTTTCCGAATACAGCCGGAGACGGACAAGGCTGCGGTGATGCTTGCACGGGTAATAGCCGGCCGTCCGGAAATAGAGAGGGTTTGTGTCGCGGACGATGTACGCAATAAGGCTCACACTGCTCCTCTGAAACAGGCCTTTGTGTCGGAATATACGAGATTGCAGGGAAGGGTGATTTGCGATCTAACCATCGACCCTCTGGACGATCGATTTATCGAATCCCTATCTGAAAAGATAGGGTACCACAATCCCGATGCTCTGGTAATTATGGCCTCGGCACGACATACGGGACAAATGGTGAGGACGCTCTCGCAAAAATACCCCTCCTTGAGGTTTTTTTCCTGCGGATGGGCTCAAACCGAAGAGCTTATTGCTCAGGCAGGCATTGCGGCTGAGCGGATTTTGCTTCTGGCCGACAACATGCCGGTGGAAGCGACTGAACCTTTAAGAAGGTTTTCATGGGATTACAGATCCCGCTACGGAATAAAGCCTGCTTTTCCCGCCGTGCGTGCCCACGATGCCGTAAAACTTCTGGTGAAAGCATTGAGAAATTGCAACGATGACCTCAATAATTTAAAAGAAGAACTTTCCAGGCCCCGAACCTTTACGGCCCTTTCCGGCAGGATCATTCTCGACGAATATGGGGATGCCAGCGGCGATTTTTATCTCGTAACCGTCAGAGGCGGAGAGTTTGAGCTGATAAACCGAATAAAAATGACGAGGCCCTGA